The following are encoded together in the Streptomyces sp. NBC_00358 genome:
- a CDS encoding aldehyde dehydrogenase family protein produces MAGHQAEQTIHVGGDWRAALSGATREILDPADAQPFAVVAEGDERDADLAVAAARRAFDEGPWPHTPVAERAALLRRVADLLVRDREELGLLESRDAGKTLEEGRVDIDCVADAFRYFADLVVGEGGGRVVDAGSSDVHSVVVHEPVGVCALITPWNYPLLQASWKIAPALAAGNTFVVKPSEITPLTTVALLGLLAEAGLPAGAAGLVTGPGHTVGARLAEHPDVDLVSFTGGLASGTKVARAAADTVKKVALELGGKNPNVVFADACATEQGFDTAVDQALNAAFIHSGQVCSAGSRLIVEESLRERFVAELARRAGAIRLGRGTEDGVECGPLVSEQQRAKTEAYVASALAEGAVLRAGGRRPEPSGVRPATGYFYEPTVLDRCHRGMRVVREEVFGPVLTVETFTTEEEAAALANDTEYGLAGAVWTADAGRARRVAGRLRHGTVWINDFHPYLPQAEWGGFGRSGVGRELGPAGLAEYRETKHIYQNLAPAPVRWFAG; encoded by the coding sequence ATGGCCGGACACCAGGCAGAACAGACCATCCACGTGGGCGGCGATTGGCGCGCGGCGCTCTCCGGCGCGACGCGCGAGATCCTCGACCCCGCCGATGCCCAGCCGTTCGCCGTGGTCGCGGAGGGTGACGAGAGGGACGCGGACCTCGCGGTCGCCGCCGCGCGCCGCGCCTTCGACGAGGGCCCCTGGCCGCACACCCCGGTCGCCGAGCGCGCCGCCCTGCTGCGCCGCGTCGCAGACCTCCTGGTCCGTGACCGCGAGGAGCTCGGGCTGCTCGAAAGCCGTGACGCGGGCAAGACCCTGGAGGAGGGGCGCGTCGACATCGACTGCGTCGCCGACGCCTTCCGCTACTTCGCCGATCTCGTGGTGGGCGAGGGCGGCGGGCGCGTGGTGGACGCCGGGTCGTCCGACGTCCACAGCGTCGTCGTGCACGAGCCGGTCGGCGTATGCGCGTTGATCACGCCCTGGAACTACCCGCTCCTGCAGGCCAGTTGGAAGATCGCTCCGGCCCTCGCCGCGGGCAACACCTTCGTGGTCAAGCCGAGCGAGATCACCCCGCTGACCACCGTCGCCCTGCTCGGTCTGCTGGCCGAGGCCGGACTCCCGGCCGGTGCCGCGGGGCTTGTCACCGGCCCCGGCCACACCGTCGGCGCCCGCCTGGCCGAGCACCCCGACGTCGACCTCGTCTCCTTCACCGGCGGCCTGGCCAGCGGTACGAAGGTGGCGCGCGCCGCCGCCGACACGGTCAAGAAGGTCGCGCTCGAACTCGGCGGCAAGAACCCCAACGTCGTCTTCGCCGACGCCTGCGCCACCGAGCAGGGCTTCGACACCGCCGTCGACCAGGCCCTCAACGCCGCCTTCATCCACAGCGGCCAGGTGTGCTCGGCGGGATCACGGCTCATCGTCGAGGAGTCCCTGCGCGAGCGCTTCGTCGCCGAACTCGCCCGCAGGGCAGGCGCGATCCGGCTCGGCCGCGGCACCGAGGACGGTGTCGAGTGCGGCCCGCTCGTCTCCGAGCAGCAGCGCGCGAAGACCGAGGCGTACGTCGCCTCCGCGCTGGCCGAGGGCGCTGTGCTGCGCGCCGGCGGCAGGCGGCCCGAGCCGTCCGGCGTCCGGCCCGCCACCGGGTACTTCTACGAGCCGACCGTTCTCGACCGGTGCCACCGCGGGATGCGGGTCGTCCGCGAGGAGGTCTTCGGGCCCGTCCTGACCGTGGAGACCTTCACCACCGAGGAGGAGGCCGCGGCCCTCGCCAACGACACCGAGTACGGCCTCGCGGGCGCCGTCTGGACCGCCGACGCCGGCCGCGCCCGCCGTGTCGCGGGGCGGCTGCGTCACGGCACCGTCTGGATCAACGACTTCCACCCCTACCTCCCGCAGGCGGAGTGGGGCGGCTTCGGCAGGAGCGGTGTGGGGCGCGAACTCGGCCCGGCCGGGCTCGCCGAGTACCGCGAGACCAAGCACATCTACCAGAACCTCGCACCGGCGCCCGTCCGCTGGTTCGCCGGCTGA
- a CDS encoding quaternary amine ABC transporter ATP-binding protein — protein MADGRATSAGDAGVNPVFSVRNLWKVFGPKADRVPGDPELAALDAAELRAATGCTAAVRDVGFDVRKGEVFVVMGLSGSGKSTLVRCLTRLIEPTSGSLAIDGEDVLAMDRARLRELRRHRAAMVFQHFGLLPHRSVLDNVAYGLEIQGVPREERRAKAAEVVAKVGLEGMEQRRPGQLSGGQQQRVGLARALAVDPEVLLFDEPFSALDPMIRRDMQEEVVRLHREEGRTMVFITHDLSEALRLGDRIALMRDGRIVQLGTPEEIVGSPADAYVREFVRDVPREQVMTVRTAMRAGDCGGPDHPGALAPETVVADAIRTVARSGRAACVVRDGRCLGVVDHERLLHVVAGSDLRDGVGLRDGSAPYAGSAPRAGSASGPDSRKEAV, from the coding sequence ATGGCCGACGGCAGGGCAACTTCCGCCGGGGACGCGGGAGTCAATCCCGTCTTCTCCGTGCGCAACCTGTGGAAGGTCTTCGGCCCGAAGGCCGACCGTGTCCCCGGCGACCCCGAACTCGCCGCGCTCGACGCCGCCGAGCTGCGCGCCGCCACCGGCTGCACCGCCGCCGTCCGTGACGTCGGTTTCGACGTGCGCAAGGGCGAGGTCTTCGTCGTCATGGGCCTGTCCGGCTCGGGCAAGTCCACGCTGGTGCGCTGCCTCACCCGGCTGATCGAGCCGACCTCGGGGAGCCTCGCGATCGACGGCGAGGACGTCCTGGCGATGGACAGGGCCAGGCTGCGCGAACTGCGCCGCCACCGCGCCGCCATGGTCTTCCAGCACTTCGGCCTGCTGCCGCACCGCTCGGTGCTCGACAACGTCGCGTACGGCCTGGAGATCCAGGGCGTGCCGCGCGAGGAACGCCGGGCGAAGGCCGCAGAGGTCGTCGCCAAGGTCGGTCTCGAAGGCATGGAGCAGCGCAGGCCCGGACAACTGTCCGGCGGTCAGCAGCAGCGCGTCGGGCTGGCCCGCGCGCTCGCAGTCGACCCCGAAGTCCTGCTCTTCGACGAGCCGTTCAGCGCGCTCGACCCGATGATCCGTCGCGACATGCAGGAGGAGGTCGTCCGGCTGCACCGCGAGGAGGGCCGCACGATGGTCTTCATCACCCATGACCTGAGCGAGGCCCTGCGCCTCGGCGACCGTATCGCCCTGATGCGCGACGGCCGGATCGTCCAGCTCGGCACCCCCGAGGAGATCGTCGGCTCCCCGGCCGACGCCTATGTCCGCGAGTTCGTCCGCGACGTGCCCCGCGAGCAGGTCATGACGGTCCGCACCGCGATGCGGGCCGGGGACTGCGGTGGGCCGGACCACCCCGGCGCGCTCGCCCCCGAAACCGTGGTCGCCGACGCCATCAGGACCGTCGCCCGCAGCGGCCGGGCCGCCTGCGTCGTACGGGACGGCCGCTGTCTCGGTGTCGTCGACCACGAGCGGCTGCTGCACGTCGTCGCCGGGTCGGACCTCCGGGACGGTGTCGGCCTTCGAGACGGCTCGGCCCCGTACGCCGGCTCGGCCCCGCGCGCCGGTTCGGCCTCGGGCCCGGACTCGCGCAAGGAGGCGGTGTGA
- a CDS encoding GMC family oxidoreductase → MSQHENTYDYVVIGGGTAGSVIASRLTENPDVSVAVIEGGPSDVGREDVLTLRRWMGLLGGELDYDYPTTEQPRGNSHIRHSRARVLGGCSSHNTLIAFKPLPSDWDEWEAAGAKGWGAVSMETYYARLLNNIVPVDEKDRNAIARDFVDAARSALDVPRVEGFNREPFTEGAGFFDLAYHPETNKRSSASVAYLHPVMDERPNLTLLLETWAYKLELDGTRVTGVHVRTKDDEEVLVRARNEVLLCAGAVDSPRLLLHSGIGPAGDLEELDIPVVHDLPGVGENLLDHPESVIVWETNGPIPENSAMDSDAGLFVRRDPEQPGPDLMFHFYQIPFTDNPERLGYERPAYGVSMTPNIPKPRSRGRLYLTSADPAVKPALDFRYFTDEDDYDGRTLVDGIRIAREIAAAEPLAGWLKREVCPGPAVTGDEELGVYARRVAHTVYHPAGTCRMGELSDERAVVDPELRVRGLDGIRIADASVFPTMPAVNPMIGVLMVGEKAAELIGGGA, encoded by the coding sequence ATGTCCCAGCACGAGAACACGTACGACTACGTCGTCATCGGCGGCGGCACGGCGGGCTCCGTGATCGCGTCCCGCCTCACCGAGAACCCGGACGTCAGCGTCGCCGTCATCGAGGGCGGCCCCAGCGACGTCGGCCGTGAGGACGTCCTCACCCTGCGCCGCTGGATGGGCCTGCTCGGCGGGGAACTCGACTACGACTACCCGACCACGGAACAGCCGCGCGGCAACTCGCACATCCGGCACAGCCGCGCCCGGGTGCTCGGCGGCTGCTCGTCGCACAACACGCTGATCGCGTTCAAGCCGCTGCCGTCCGACTGGGACGAGTGGGAGGCGGCCGGCGCCAAGGGCTGGGGCGCGGTGTCGATGGAGACGTACTACGCGCGGCTCCTGAACAACATCGTCCCGGTCGACGAGAAGGACCGGAACGCCATCGCCAGGGACTTCGTGGACGCCGCGCGGTCCGCGCTCGACGTGCCGCGGGTCGAAGGCTTCAACCGGGAGCCGTTCACCGAGGGCGCCGGCTTCTTCGACCTCGCGTACCACCCGGAGACCAACAAGCGGTCGAGCGCCTCGGTGGCGTATCTGCACCCGGTGATGGACGAGCGGCCCAACCTGACCCTCCTGCTGGAGACCTGGGCGTACAAACTGGAGCTGGACGGGACGCGTGTCACCGGAGTGCACGTCCGCACCAAGGACGACGAAGAGGTTCTCGTACGGGCGCGGAACGAGGTCCTGTTGTGCGCGGGCGCCGTCGACTCGCCGCGACTGCTGCTGCACTCCGGCATCGGACCCGCCGGTGACCTGGAGGAGCTGGACATCCCCGTCGTGCACGATCTGCCGGGCGTCGGCGAGAACCTGCTGGACCATCCCGAGTCGGTGATCGTCTGGGAGACGAACGGGCCGATCCCGGAGAACTCCGCGATGGACTCCGACGCGGGCCTGTTCGTCCGCCGCGACCCCGAACAGCCGGGCCCCGACCTGATGTTCCACTTCTACCAGATCCCCTTCACGGACAACCCGGAGCGCCTCGGCTACGAACGCCCCGCGTACGGCGTCTCGATGACCCCCAACATCCCCAAGCCGCGCAGCCGCGGCCGCCTCTACCTGACCAGCGCCGACCCGGCCGTCAAACCCGCCCTCGACTTCCGGTACTTCACGGACGAGGACGACTACGACGGCCGTACCCTCGTCGACGGCATCAGGATCGCCCGCGAGATAGCCGCGGCCGAGCCGCTCGCCGGCTGGCTCAAGCGCGAGGTGTGCCCCGGTCCCGCGGTCACCGGCGACGAGGAGCTCGGCGTGTACGCCCGCCGGGTCGCGCACACCGTCTACCACCCGGCGGGCACCTGCCGGATGGGCGAACTCTCCGACGAGCGCGCGGTGGTGGACCCCGAACTGCGTGTCCGGGGACTCGACGGCATCCGGATCGCCGACGCCTCCGTCTTCCCGACCATGCCCGCCGTGAACCCGATGATCGGGGTGCTCATGGTCGGCGAGAAGGCCGCCGAGCTGATCGGGGGCGGTGCGTGA